The nucleotide sequence CTTTTACGTCATAGTAAATTAGCTCGCAGTCGCTTTGATGTGGATTTGCTGCTGGGATAGGGTTTAGCTCCCAGATATTTGTGCTATATTGAAAATGCGAACTAATAAGTGCTCCAGTAGGGCAAACGCTGATACACTCGCCACAAAATGAGCAGTCAAGACTCTCGCCCACGCTTGGACCTATTAAGCTTTTTTGCATCTTACTAAAAACTGCGTAGGCATCTTTTGGCATACTCTCTTTTAGCTCTTTTGGTACCTCAACGCCCCTTGGTACGGTCTTTAGTGCACTCTCACCGATCCTGTCCTTACAAACAGTGACACATCTTTCGCAGACTATGCAAAGAGCTGGATCGTAGTTGATTAGCCCCCATTTTTTATGTGGTTTGTGCGTGTCAGCGATGGCAAATTTTTGTTCATTTACCTTTAGATGTGTGGTTAAATTTTGTAGTTCACATTCGCCGCTTTTGTCACAAACGCCACATTGAATCGGATGATTTACGCAATAAGTCTGCATGATCGCATTTCGCTCGGCAGCGATTTCTGGCGTGTTTGTATAAATTTGCATATCCTCTTTTGCTTTGGCATTACAGCTATAAACTACTTTGCCATTTGCCTCGACCATGCAAAGCCTACAAGCAAGAGTTGGTGAGCAGCCGCTAAGATAGCAAAGAGCTGGGATATAAATTCCATTTGCTCTTGCGATATTTAAGATGCTCTCGCCTTCATCTGCTTCTAAAATTTGATCATTTATGCTTATTTTCATTTACTAACTACTACTTGCTTAAATGCGTATCCATCAAATTCTTTTACGCCAAATATCGCAACTGTGCCTTTTAGTAAATGGTCTAGTTTAAATTTTGCCTTCACGCTAAAATCTTTTGCTTTAAGCTCTAGCATATCGCCATCCTTTGCCTTTGCTACGATGCCAAATTGCACACCGCCCACGATCTCATCGCTTGCGTTTTTGTTTAGATAAACGACCGCTCCATCAAAATTTTCAAGCTCTTTTAGCTCGTCTATTTTGTGATAATCATTAAATTCTTTCCTGCAACCACCAGCTAAAACGACATTTTTGCCTAAAATTTCAAGTAGCCAAAAGATCGCATCTTTGTCTGGATGAGTAAAAAATGAATCATCAATAACGATGTTTTTAACATCCTTTATCCACTCGCCTAGCTCTTCAAATTCTTCCTCGCCCACGTTGCACTCGCCGCTTATCAGCCCATCATCAAGCTCGCTAAAAAACTCATCGCAAGATAAATTTGCGTATTTGCAAAGAAGAGCTAAGACGTAGCTTATTGAGCCTATTTCGCAGCGGATTAAATTTTCGCCGCCAAGCTCGCTATCTTCGATGCAAGAGATGTACTTAAACTCGTGCTCTTTCATCTTTTTTGCTAAATTTTTATCGCTCAAGCTTAGTAAATTTGCAATGCTTAAGCTTTTGCCTGCTATTAAATCATTAAATTTCATATCTTGCCCTTTTTTATGGTTAATACCCAATCAACTTGGTTAAATTTAAGCGAGTTCATCACTTCGCAGTTTAGATTATAAGCTAAATTTACAGCCTTTGTCACGCCACTAAAATCACCTATCTCAAATAAAAATATAATCACTTCGCCAGGCTCGCTAGCCTTTATCTGCTGTCCAAGAGCGCTCAAAAACTCACTCTTTAAGTGCCTAAGATCTACCCTTCTCATCTATCGACCTCGCCTAAGATGATATTTGTGCTACCAATTATCGTAGCGACGTCAGCAACGTACTGGCCTACTAATAAATCTTCATAAATAGCGCAGTGCCAAAAGCTTGGCGTGCGAATTTTTAGGCGGTACGGGCTTGCGCTACCGTCTGAGTTTATATAAATTCCAAGCTCGCCCTTTGGCGACTCACTAGCAAAGTAAATTTCACCCTTTGGTGGCTTTAATCCCTGAGTTATCAGCACAAAATGCTGCATTAATGAGTAGTTTTGGCTCATTATCTGCTCTTTTGAAGCGCTAACATACTCTGGCGCGTCGGCGATGATAGCAGGGCTACTTGTCTGATACTTGCTAACGCACTGCTTTAAAATTTTCACGCACTCGCGCATCTCTTTCATATAAAGTAGGTATCTTGCGTAGCAGTCGCCGTGTGTCGCATGAGGCACGTCAAATTCTAGCTCATCATAGATGAGATATGGCTCTTCTTTTCTTATATCACGCGCCACACCGCTTGCTCTTAGCATGACGCCAGAGCAGCCGCTACTAAGGGCTAGCTCTTTACTAATTACGCCCACATCTACAAGCCTTGCTTGCCAAATTCTATTTTCACTTAGCAGATCTTCATAAAGCGTGATATCGCTTGGAAATTTTTCACAAAATTTAAGCAGCTCCTCGCACCAGCCATCAGGCAGATCAAGCGGTATGCCACCGATCCTTATCGAGCTATGCGTTAGTCTTGCGCCACAGTATTTTTCTATTAGATCAAGGATATATTCGCGCTCTCTAAATGCGTATAAAAATACGCTCATTGCCCCCACATCAAGGGCGTGCGTAGCTAAAAATAAAAGGTGTGAGCTGATGCGGTTTAGCTCTAAAAGCATCACTCTAATGATCTGCGCACGGCGAGGCACTTCGATAGCGCAAAGCTTCTCCACAGCCGCGCAAAATGCGTAGTTATTTGCACTTGATGCGATGTAATCAACCCTGTCAGTCACTGGGATAAATTCCTGATAGGTCATATTTTCAGCCATCTTCTCAACGCCTCGGTGCATAAAACCAACCTCTGGCATGGCACGCACGACCTTTTCGCCATCAAGCTCAAGCACTAGTTTTAGCTGACCATGAGCGCTTGGGTGCTGTGGGCCAAAATTTAGTATCATCTTGCCGTCATTTTGCTCAAATTCTAAATTTTCAAAAAATGGTTTTAAGCGGTTTGGTGACTGGCTCAAGGTCTTTCCTTTACTATCTGGCTCTGGTTAAATTTAGCCTTTTTGACAAATTTTACGCCATCATCTTCTTGATACTCGTACTCTTCGCTAAACACCCTTGAAAATCCAAAGGTATCTTTCTCTTCAATATAAGCTGGATCGCGGTTCTCTTCGCCGATCTGCTCTCTAAACTCGCTTCCAAAAATTTTATCCACCTCGTACCATTTAGCTGCCTCGTCGCCAACTAGCGGATAGCTCTTTAGTAGAGGGTGCGAGTGCCAGTCATCAGGCATGATGAGGCGCTTTAAATTTGGATGATCTTTAATGAGAACGCCGCTTAAATCATACATCTCGCGCTCAGCCCAGTTTGCGCTTTTATAAAGCTTGCAAACGCTTTTTAGCATTTCGTCCTTTTTGACAAAGCATTTTACTCGCGTGCGCCTATTTTTGCTAACACTTAAAAGCTGATAAAAGACCTCGTATCCGCCTTTTTGTGCTATATAATCAATCGCCGCAAGCTCACAAAGCTGCTCGTAGCCAAAGCCTTTTAACACTTCAAGCGCTTTAAAATTTTCACTTGAATTTACGTAGAGAACAAGTTGGTCAAACTCCACGTAGCTAGATAAAATTTCTACTCCGTTTTGCTCTAAGATGGCTAGCTCTTCATCAAATTTAGAACCTCTTACCTTATCTTTTGGCGTCTGCTTTTCTATGTAAAATTTCTCTTTGTAATACTGTTTTTTCTGCAGATTATTCTTTGGCTTATACTCTCTCATATCTCAAGCTTTCTTGGCTTTTGCGCCCTAAATGCACTTTGCTTTCTTATCTTTTTTTGAAGCATCATAAGTGCGTATTGAAGCGTCTCTGGACGTGGGGCACAGCCTGGGATGTAGATATCAACTGGTATTATGCGGTCTACACCTTGAACGGTAGAGTAGGTGTTAAACATGCCGCCAGTGTTTGCACAGCTACCCATTGAGATGACCCATTTTGGCTCAGGCATCTGATCATAAAGACGTCTTGTAAACTCAGCATGTTTTTTAGTTAGCGTGCCAGCTATGATCATCACCTCTGAGTGTCTTGGGCTAGCCCTAAAAATGGTGCCAAACCTATCAAAGTCATATCTGCTAGCGCCACTTGCCATCATCTCGATCGCACAGCAAGCAAGCCCGTAGCTAAGCGCCCAAAGTGAGTTACTCCTGCCCCACTGCACGAGCTTATCAACGGTTGTTAAAACGACTGGCAAGCCACCATTTGCAGCGTAGTTTATCTGATGCTTTGCCATTTAAAGACTCCTTTTTGCCAAGCGTAGGCAAAGCCGATAAGTAAAATCGCCACAAAAAGCAACATTTCGATTAGTCCAAAAATTCCAAGTAGCCTAAAATCCACCGCCCACGGATACATAAAGATGACTTCAACATCAAATAAAATAAATAAAATTCCATAAAAAAAGTAGTGGATATTTATCTTATTTGGCTGTTTTACGGTGGTTGGACCACACTCATAAAAGCCAAGTTTTAGACGCTGGGTATTGCGGTTGGCTAGTTTTTTGCTTATTTTTGAAGATAAGAATGTTATTAAACAAAATGAACAAGTCGCTAGTAAAAGTATGATAAATGCACCAAAATAGGTACTTTCAAGCTCTGAATGTGACATACTTTGCCTTTTTAAATTTTTAAGATTCTACTAAATTTAAATTTATTTGAGCTTGAAACGGCTTAAGAGCAGGGTGAGTATTGTGCTTTTGTGTAAAAATTACTCCTATTTTATCTTCTCAACTGCATCTTTTGCAGCGCTTATTCGCTCGCTCTCATCTAGCTCACGCACAAAGCCATCTTTTACCAAAATGATCCTAGTTGCTACATCAAAATAGCTATCATCGTGGCTAACAGCGATTATACTTATGCCCTTACTTTGCAAAAATGGCAAAATTTCTTTATAAAATTTTCGCTTAAAGAGCGGATCTTGATCTGCTGCCCATTCATCTAGGATAAGGATAGAGCGGTGCTCTAAGATGGCTATTAAAAGACTTAGACGCTTTCGCTGACCGGTTGAGAGTTGCGTGGTGCTAAGCTTATTATCTATGACACTTACTTTTTTGTCGATCTCAAGCAAGGCTAAAAGCTCGTCTATTTCGCTTTGGCTAGCAAAGCCATTATGAGAGAGCGTTTGCGAAAATAGATAAAAATCAGCAAAAATAGCGCTAATCTTTGCTTGATAGCTTTGTAAATTTGCTTCATCTATCTTTGTGCTATCAAGGTAAATTTCGCCACTACTTGGGCGTATTAGCCCGCAAAGTAAATTTATAAGAGTGCTTTTGCCACTGCCATTTTTACCGATAATAAATGTTATCTCACCGCGTTTGATCTCTAAATTTACGTCTTTTAGGCTAAATTTACCGTGAGCGTAGTTAAAATTTATATCCTTTAGCCTAATGCTTCGCCACTCGTCACTTAGGCTATCATCAAATTTAAAGCCTTCCTTAAATTTATTTAGATTTAAACTCATGATCTTTTCTAAACTTACTTTTGCACTCAGCGCAGCCGGTATGGAGCCAACCATACTCATAAACGAGCCTCTTAAAAATAGTATCGTAAGACTTATGCTAAGCGCAGTTTGCAGGCTCGCCCAGTCAAATGCCACGCACAAAAATACACAAAGACCAACTGAGCCAAGAAGCATAATATTTGTGAAATTATCACTTAATGCGTGATAAATATCAGCTTTTACCATATTTTGACGTTTTTTATCGCCTGTAAAATTTAACTCATCAAAGCAGACGCTTGCCCTTGCTCTATTTAAACTAAGCTCTCTATGCCCCTCTACGATATCGTCGTAGTGCTTTTGCAATGCATCATCTTGAACTCTAGAATACTTAAAATAAAGATGAATTTTTTTCATAAAAAGTGTATTTATAAAAAGAGTCGCACCGATCCAAACGGATAAAAAGATAAAAATTTTTGGAGCGATTACACAAAGATAGATGCTAGCGCAGACGATAAAAACTAAGCTTTGTATAAAGCCAGTAGCACTCATAAAAGCAAATGTGATCGTTTTTATGTCATTGTTTAGACTAGCTATAATCTTTGCCTTGCCGATCTCGTTTATCACGCTATTTGGCGTATCTAAAATTTGCTTTACACTTTGATATCTTAGCTCGTAGATAAATTTATGCCCAAAATTTGTAAGCGATATATTTGCGGCGATGGCGCTTATAAAAAATAAAAGTAAGACTGCTATAAATTTAATTGCAAGAATCGGGTCAAATTCTTTTAAACTTACAAGCTCATTATTTATAAATGAAAGGGTCCAGACACCAAGTCCGCTAAATACGAGTGTTAATAACACTATTTTAGAAATTTGATATATGTTTTTTTTGATTAAATTTGCAAGCATTACATCGCAGCTCGTGGCTGAATGATATTTGGCTCATAATTTTGTTCAGTATTTTCGCTCATTATGCGAAGTACCTTGCTTCGCTTTATCTTAGCGTCATCCTTAAATATCGCACGAACTTTGTCCATACCAGCGTAAAAATCACGCATAAGCACGATGCAGATATATTTGCCAAAAAATGTCGGCTTAATAATGCCATTTTCTTCATATACTGCATTTACAAGCTTAAGTAAGCTAAGCTCCATAAATAAGGCTTTGTTAATGTTTGTGTTATTTTCATCGTTATATCTTTTAATATCAACCCCGCCATCAAAAAGCCTTGTTAAAAACGTGTATTTAAGTCGCTCTTTCTTGCTAAAGCCACATTTTGCGATGACTGGGCTTTGTCTATTTTTTATCCTTTTGCCGTATTCAAGTAGATTAAACGCATTTATTACAAGCTCACCGTTAAGAAAGCTAAATGCTCCGCTACCAACGCCAAGATACTCTAAATTTGAGCCAACATATTCGTCGCGAAGGTCGGCACTTTTTTCATTTGAAAATGCCCAAGCGTTGCTTTGTTTGTAGTTACTTTTGCTAAATTCTTCAGTGATTATCTCATAAAATTCACGCTCGTTATCTACGTTTGAAACACCAAGCGAGCGAGCTATATTCTCTCTTGTTAACTCTGATTTCATGAGTGGATAGAAGGTGATTTGTTGTGGAGAGATCGATTTTGCGGTATTTATGTCGTTTATGAGCTGCTCTTTTGTTTGATTTGGGAGGTTAAAGATGAGATCTAGGCTAATGACTGGGATCTTTCCAAGAGCGAGCTCAAGCTTTCTTTTTACCTCCTTGGCTGAGCCAAATTTTTCATATCTGCCAACTCTTTTTAATGTTTCATCATCAAAGCTTTGTACGCCAACGCTTAAGCGATCAATTAACCCATCAAATTTGGCTAAACTCTCGGGTGAGATATGATTTGGATCGCTTTCTGCTGAAATTTCATCTATACTAAAAAGCTCTTTTGCAAGCTTAAGCGTTTTCTCAAGCTCAGGTTCATTTATAAGCGTTGTACCACCGCCAACATAAAGTGAATCAAAGTCAAATCCAGCCTCTTTAACCTGTTTCATCTCTTCACGTAAATTTTCAAAGTAAACTTTTGCAAGCTCTTGCTCATAGTGATACTTATGAAACGAGCAATATGGACAGAATGTGTGACAAAATGGTACATGTGCGTAGAGCATATACTTTTTGTCTTTTTTGGGAGTTTTGGTATAGGTTGTGGTTAAAATGTCTATATTAAATTCGTTGTATAGTGATCTTTGAATAGAATTATGAGCGTAATTTACGGCAAAATTCTCGACAATATTTTTAAAGATCATAACTAATCGCCTTAAGTAAGTTTGGTTTTAAATTGATGTGTTAGGATAGCTAACTTTTAATAAATTTAGCCTTGTGTTAAAGAAATTTTTAGCTTAGCCAGATAAATTTGGCCTATAAATTTTAATTTTTTAAATCTACAAATTTCACGTATCAATCAAATTTTAGCCCCAAAGCTTAAGGAAATTACTCCTTGGCTCTTGAGATAATTTTGCTTGAGTCTAGCTCAAATTTTACTCCATCTTTTGTCTGCAGATAATAAAATTTACCAAGAGTTGATAGGGCTTTTACATTATAAAGTTTTATAACTCCGTTTGTTTCGTTTTCATCATAATAAGTTTTACTATCATCACAATATATGCCATTTTTGCAAATTTTTTCTGGCAAAGCACCTGCTATACTTTTTTCAATAGATAAATATTTATATTCCATGTTAGTGATTTCAAATTTCTTTGCGATGTCATCCGCTAGATAAAAAAATATAACTATTGGACATAAAAACATTAAAATAAGTGAAATTTCCTTGTGCGTACCATCCTTATAAATACCTTCACAAAAACACAAAATACCTAAGCAAAAAAAGATATATGTAATGTAAATAAAAAATAGATTTACCACCAAAATAGAAATTAGATTAGTTTGAAAATTAGACAAAAATATTAAAATAAAAATATAAGCGAGCCACATTATCATGCAAAGAGCAAATACTCTTTCCAATATTTTTCCCTTGATCCATATTGTAATACACGATAACAAATATGATAATGCTAAAAAAACCATAAAAGTAAATAGTACGCCTTTTGCATCTATATAGAAAGCTATACTTATAATAAAAGTAGTTAATAGTGCTAGAGGAAATGATAAAGATAATAAAAAAAGTGAAAAATATTCACCATTTTTATATCTGAGGGAGTATCTTATATGTCCAGGATAAAGCATTATGGGCAATATAATAAAAATAGTAAAAATAGCTACAACAAAAAATAATAATGCTCCGACATGAAAAATATCAGAATTACTTAAAACTGGAAAATATCCAACAAAGAGACTAAAATATACAAAATAACAAATCATACTAGCTAAACTAACACCAGTTAGTATCAGCGGATGAAATTTTAAAAGAATTTCAATATGACTTTTTTGGTAAGTCTTACTAGCCCGCCTTTTTCTTTCATCTAAAATATCTTGATAACTCAAATTTAAATCCTAAAAATTTATAAAAGATTACTATTTAAGCACCTTCGCGATTTCGCTCCAGCCTAAATTCTCAGCAAAATCAGCCGCTGTTTTGCCACTTTTTGTGCGGGCATTTTTGTCAGCACCGTTTTCTAGCAAGAGATTTACAAGATTTAAATTTCCAGCGATCGCCTCGTTGTGAAGCTGCGTATAACCAAACTCATCAGCGTCTGTGACTATATTTGGGTGCTCTTTTATATATTGCTTTACTTGCTCATATGTATTTTTACTCATTGGATGCTCTATCAAATTTTCAGGGTGTTCTTTTTGCTCGTAAACTACCAAAATATCGTTAAAATCGCCAAAATCAAGCCCCCACTCTCTATCGTGCTCTTTTAGCTCTTTCTTTTGCATGCGTGAGCGCATCGCCTGCACGCTAAATCCGCCGTATGCGCGTCCATCTATTGAAAAGAGCCAGTCACTCATCTCGTCTATCTTTGCGCTTATTTGGTCGCCTAATTTCACGTTTTGCACGCTATCTGGCTCATTTACGAGCGTGCCATATATCGTTTCGCCGTCAAATTCCACATCGTCTATCCACATGTGTTCACCGACTTCTTCGCCATTTACGACATCTAGGAAGCAAATTTTTACCATTGCATAGTCAAGCATAGGTACGATCCTGTGGCGCTCCCAGTAAACCTCGCGCCAAAAATATCTAAAGCTCTCTCTGGCTTGCTCAAACGCACGCTGCATGTAGTCTTCGTCGCTACTTACAAAATAGATTGGCATTTGCTTGCCAAGATCGATTTGTTTACCGAGAATTTTCTTAAAAAAGCTCATTTTTTTGTCCTTATTTTTCATTTTAGATAGATCAAATTTGAATGCAAAATGATAAGATAAATTTCACTCATAAATCCGACAAATTTT is from Campylobacter concisus and encodes:
- a CDS encoding NAD(P)H-quinone oxidoreductase subunit 3 → MSHSELESTYFGAFIILLLATCSFCLITFLSSKISKKLANRNTQRLKLGFYECGPTTVKQPNKINIHYFFYGILFILFDVEVIFMYPWAVDFRLLGIFGLIEMLLFVAILLIGFAYAWQKGVFKWQSIR
- a CDS encoding NADH-quinone oxidoreductase subunit C translates to MREYKPKNNLQKKQYYKEKFYIEKQTPKDKVRGSKFDEELAILEQNGVEILSSYVEFDQLVLYVNSSENFKALEVLKGFGYEQLCELAAIDYIAQKGGYEVFYQLLSVSKNRRTRVKCFVKKDEMLKSVCKLYKSANWAEREMYDLSGVLIKDHPNLKRLIMPDDWHSHPLLKSYPLVGDEAAKWYEVDKIFGSEFREQIGEENRDPAYIEEKDTFGFSRVFSEEYEYQEDDGVKFVKKAKFNQSQIVKERP
- a CDS encoding NuoB/complex I 20 kDa subunit family protein; amino-acid sequence: MAKHQINYAANGGLPVVLTTVDKLVQWGRSNSLWALSYGLACCAIEMMASGASRYDFDRFGTIFRASPRHSEVMIIAGTLTKKHAEFTRRLYDQMPEPKWVISMGSCANTGGMFNTYSTVQGVDRIIPVDIYIPGCAPRPETLQYALMMLQKKIRKQSAFRAQKPRKLEI
- a CDS encoding NADH-ubiquinone oxidoreductase subunit E family protein codes for the protein MRRVDLRHLKSEFLSALGQQIKASEPGEVIIFLFEIGDFSGVTKAVNLAYNLNCEVMNSLKFNQVDWVLTIKKGKI
- a CDS encoding DUF2314 domain-containing protein, whose product is MSFFKKILGKQIDLGKQMPIYFVSSDEDYMQRAFEQARESFRYFWREVYWERHRIVPMLDYAMVKICFLDVVNGEEVGEHMWIDDVEFDGETIYGTLVNEPDSVQNVKLGDQISAKIDEMSDWLFSIDGRAYGGFSVQAMRSRMQKKELKEHDREWGLDFGDFNDILVVYEQKEHPENLIEHPMSKNTYEQVKQYIKEHPNIVTDADEFGYTQLHNEAIAGNLNLVNLLLENGADKNARTKSGKTAADFAENLGWSEIAKVLK
- a CDS encoding coproporphyrinogen III oxidase family protein, whose amino-acid sequence is MIFKNIVENFAVNYAHNSIQRSLYNEFNIDILTTTYTKTPKKDKKYMLYAHVPFCHTFCPYCSFHKYHYEQELAKVYFENLREEMKQVKEAGFDFDSLYVGGGTTLINEPELEKTLKLAKELFSIDEISAESDPNHISPESLAKFDGLIDRLSVGVQSFDDETLKRVGRYEKFGSAKEVKRKLELALGKIPVISLDLIFNLPNQTKEQLINDINTAKSISPQQITFYPLMKSELTRENIARSLGVSNVDNEREFYEIITEEFSKSNYKQSNAWAFSNEKSADLRDEYVGSNLEYLGVGSGAFSFLNGELVINAFNLLEYGKRIKNRQSPVIAKCGFSKKERLKYTFLTRLFDGGVDIKRYNDENNTNINKALFMELSLLKLVNAVYEENGIIKPTFFGKYICIVLMRDFYAGMDKVRAIFKDDAKIKRSKVLRIMSENTEQNYEPNIIQPRAAM
- the nuoD gene encoding NADH dehydrogenase (quinone) subunit D; the encoded protein is MSQSPNRLKPFFENLEFEQNDGKMILNFGPQHPSAHGQLKLVLELDGEKVVRAMPEVGFMHRGVEKMAENMTYQEFIPVTDRVDYIASSANNYAFCAAVEKLCAIEVPRRAQIIRVMLLELNRISSHLLFLATHALDVGAMSVFLYAFREREYILDLIEKYCGARLTHSSIRIGGIPLDLPDGWCEELLKFCEKFPSDITLYEDLLSENRIWQARLVDVGVISKELALSSGCSGVMLRASGVARDIRKEEPYLIYDELEFDVPHATHGDCYARYLLYMKEMRECVKILKQCVSKYQTSSPAIIADAPEYVSASKEQIMSQNYSLMQHFVLITQGLKPPKGEIYFASESPKGELGIYINSDGSASPYRLKIRTPSFWHCAIYEDLLVGQYVADVATIIGSTNIILGEVDR
- a CDS encoding multidrug ABC transporter permease/ATP-binding protein — protein: MLANLIKKNIYQISKIVLLTLVFSGLGVWTLSFINNELVSLKEFDPILAIKFIAVLLLFFISAIAANISLTNFGHKFIYELRYQSVKQILDTPNSVINEIGKAKIIASLNNDIKTITFAFMSATGFIQSLVFIVCASIYLCVIAPKIFIFLSVWIGATLFINTLFMKKIHLYFKYSRVQDDALQKHYDDIVEGHRELSLNRARASVCFDELNFTGDKKRQNMVKADIYHALSDNFTNIMLLGSVGLCVFLCVAFDWASLQTALSISLTILFLRGSFMSMVGSIPAALSAKVSLEKIMSLNLNKFKEGFKFDDSLSDEWRSIRLKDINFNYAHGKFSLKDVNLEIKRGEITFIIGKNGSGKSTLINLLCGLIRPSSGEIYLDSTKIDEANLQSYQAKISAIFADFYLFSQTLSHNGFASQSEIDELLALLEIDKKVSVIDNKLSTTQLSTGQRKRLSLLIAILEHRSILILDEWAADQDPLFKRKFYKEILPFLQSKGISIIAVSHDDSYFDVATRIILVKDGFVRELDESERISAAKDAVEKIK